A region from the Aegilops tauschii subsp. strangulata cultivar AL8/78 chromosome 5, Aet v6.0, whole genome shotgun sequence genome encodes:
- the LOC109764435 gene encoding uncharacterized protein, with protein MVLWSDETSEDSVLNISSSCDGIIKLPATMHDPNFNGTDADVNVLCEHGEPAEHFVAFEGMHTGRRFLGCAKKAELSKKEEEKKKLQENYDSLYADVNSLLDAQQQRGVKLNNQKEQKEYVDVKIVELETVVGNLKAELSKTEEEKKKMLQNYETLKNLTCAQANVIRILKFNHLKEKERLTEERLKLKYHISELQKSEEKIKLKLQGVKAILDE; from the exons ATGGTGTTGTGGAGCGACGAGACCAGTGAGGATTCAGTCCTGAACATCTCCTCCTCCTGCGATGGCATCATCAAG CTTCCAGCTACGATGCACGATCCGAATTTCAATGGCACTGATGCAGATGTGAATGTCTTGTGTGAACACGGTGAGCCGGCCGAGCACTTTGTAGCATTTGAAGGGATGCACACGGGCAGGAGGTTTCTTGGATGTGCTAAGAAG GCAGAGCTTTCAAAgaaagaggaggagaagaagaaactACAGGAGAACTATGACAGTTTGTATGCTGATGTGAATTCTCTCTTGGATGCCCAGCAACAGAGGGGTGTGAAGTTAAACAATCAGAAGGAGCAGAAGGAATATGTTGATGTGAAGATTGTTGAGCTTGAGACTGTAGTGGGGAACTTGAAGGCAGAGCTGTCAAAgacagaggaggagaagaagaagatgctgcaaAACTATGAAACTCTGAAGAACCTGACATGTGCTCAAGCCAATGTGATTAGGATCTTGAAGTTCAATCATTTGAAGGAGAAGGAGAGGCTGACAGAAGAGAGGCTTAAACTGAAGTATCACATTTCTGAGCTTCAAAAGTCTGAGGAAAAGATAAAGTTGAAGCTTCAGGGTGTGAAGGCCATCTTAGATGAGTAG